A single genomic interval of Bdellovibrionota bacterium harbors:
- a CDS encoding hemerythrin domain-containing protein — MAKKSKLKKVSLSPTKEHHLGIIKLLLADHRLLRKLMAQVKSSRSTPAKQMKAFKELEKSVNSHVKAEENTFFTLIRNHPKFKDATMEGYEEHRVHENVIRGLKKVSDKDRRLEQMKIYCEFLEHHLDEEEENLFPRFKKYAALQTKRKIGKNYVKVRKKTSSDKRGAARYSD, encoded by the coding sequence ATGGCTAAAAAATCCAAACTTAAAAAAGTATCGCTAAGTCCAACCAAAGAACATCATTTGGGGATCATTAAACTGTTGTTGGCCGATCATCGTCTACTGCGCAAACTGATGGCGCAAGTTAAATCCAGTAGATCAACTCCGGCCAAACAAATGAAAGCCTTTAAAGAACTAGAAAAATCCGTCAACTCCCACGTGAAGGCCGAAGAAAATACATTTTTTACGCTCATTCGGAACCATCCTAAATTTAAGGACGCAACTATGGAAGGTTACGAAGAGCATCGGGTGCATGAGAATGTGATTCGTGGCCTAAAAAAAGTTTCGGATAAAGATCGTCGTCTCGAGCAAATGAAGATTTATTGTGAATTTCTTGAGCACCATCTTGACGAAGAAGAAGAAAATCTTTTTCCTCGCTTTAAAAAATACGCGGCCCTGCAAACCAAAAGAAAAATTGGCAAGAACTACGTAAAAGTTAGAAAGAAAACTTCATCTGACAAAAGAGGCGCTGCAAGATACAGCGACTGA
- a CDS encoding type II toxin-antitoxin system Phd/YefM family antitoxin, which translates to MKAIKISQDVVTLAEFKNQAPALLEKINSSAQPLLITQNGKPAGVLLSPAEFDRIQEQETARFMASVNQGLEDADNGRVLTSKEAKKKLGLKKK; encoded by the coding sequence ATGAAGGCAATAAAGATATCCCAAGATGTAGTTACTCTAGCTGAGTTTAAAAATCAGGCTCCAGCATTATTGGAAAAAATTAATTCATCGGCTCAACCTCTGCTTATCACACAAAATGGTAAGCCAGCGGGAGTGCTTTTGTCGCCAGCGGAATTTGATCGCATTCAAGAGCAGGAAACGGCGAGATTTATGGCGTCTGTTAATCAGGGCTTAGAAGATGCTGATAATGGTAGAGTGCTAACTTCAAAAGAAGCAAAAAAAAAATTGGGCCTTAAAAAGAAATGA
- a CDS encoding DUF2959 family protein has protein sequence MHFFKVVLISSLFLFGCQTAIEKAARNTKYSAWEIVGVEKRDLFKKYLEQTKDGQEETKESLQSALDKLKEVYNFDGGNLESKYKDLNSSYEDAQSRANEVHDSIKRVNTTAADLFEEWDKEIKEITSADLRAKSSASLSATKKKYALLKTNLGKSEIKIKPVLAKLKDQVLFLKHNLNAKAIASLKKEHVRIEKDIENLMVDMKASISAANEVIADMEKE, from the coding sequence ATGCATTTTTTTAAAGTCGTTCTTATCAGTTCGCTATTTTTATTTGGCTGCCAAACGGCGATTGAAAAGGCGGCTAGAAACACTAAGTACTCTGCCTGGGAAATTGTTGGCGTCGAAAAAAGAGATTTATTTAAAAAATATCTAGAACAAACCAAAGACGGACAAGAAGAGACGAAAGAATCTTTGCAATCCGCTTTAGATAAACTAAAAGAAGTTTATAACTTTGATGGAGGAAATTTAGAAAGCAAATATAAAGATCTAAATTCATCCTACGAAGATGCGCAATCTCGCGCGAATGAAGTTCATGACAGCATCAAGAGAGTCAACACCACCGCCGCGGATCTTTTTGAAGAATGGGATAAAGAAATTAAAGAAATCACCTCGGCAGATCTAAGAGCAAAGAGTTCTGCATCCTTGAGTGCTACAAAAAAGAAATATGCACTTCTAAAAACAAATCTTGGTAAATCTGAAATAAAAATAAAACCCGTTTTGGCAAAGCTAAAAGACCAAGTTCTTTTTCTAAAGCACAATCTAAATGCAAAGGCGATTGCCTCTCTTAAGAAGGAACACGTGCGCATTGAAAAAGATATCGAAAATCTGATGGTGGATATGAAGGCTTCGATCTCTGCTGCCAACGAAGTCATTGCGGATATGGAGAAAGAATAA
- a CDS encoding VOC family protein — protein MEVQEIHRGRLIDHLHLVVKDLGASKKFYEAIFTALKIPWGGDGKDFFWVDELFVSTKSSEAAQGHLTGRSHFAFQAHDEKMVQAFHQAGLAAGGKDNGKPGIRPYHPGYYAAFLIDPDGNNVEAVFHGKAKRSSSSVKINF, from the coding sequence ATGGAAGTTCAAGAAATTCATCGAGGTCGCTTAATTGATCATTTGCATTTAGTAGTCAAAGATCTTGGAGCCAGCAAGAAATTCTACGAAGCAATCTTCACCGCATTGAAAATTCCTTGGGGTGGTGATGGAAAAGATTTTTTTTGGGTGGATGAACTTTTTGTTTCAACAAAATCCAGTGAGGCCGCGCAAGGGCATCTCACCGGTCGATCTCACTTTGCTTTTCAAGCACACGACGAAAAAATGGTGCAGGCTTTTCACCAGGCAGGTTTGGCGGCTGGCGGAAAAGACAACGGAAAACCCGGGATTCGACCTTACCATCCAGGATACTACGCCGCTTTTTTGATTGATCCTGATGGGAATAATGTCGAAGCCGTCTTTCACGGAAAAGCCAAAAGAAGTTCTTCTTCCGTTAAAATTAATTTTTGA
- a CDS encoding type II toxin-antitoxin system RelE/ParE family toxin — MSGFKIVWTEKSVQDLLLIKEYISRDSFERAEAWVQELFDAGESLESLPGRGRVVPEFNKENIKELIIENYRLVYRIKKTSIEILTVFESHRKLKKSDIRK; from the coding sequence ATGAGTGGTTTTAAAATTGTATGGACTGAGAAATCTGTCCAAGACCTACTTTTAATAAAAGAATATATTTCTAGAGACTCATTTGAAAGAGCTGAAGCTTGGGTACAAGAGTTATTTGATGCTGGCGAAAGCTTGGAAAGTCTTCCGGGTCGCGGCAGAGTTGTACCTGAGTTTAATAAAGAAAACATAAAAGAACTTATAATTGAAAATTACCGTCTAGTTTATAGAATCAAAAAAACATCGATAGAAATTCTTACGGTTTTTGAAAGTCATCGTAAACTAAAGAAAAGCGATATTAGAAAATAA
- a CDS encoding CPXCG motif-containing cysteine-rich protein: protein MQFEPAAEIECPHCGEFFTTFLDLSQGNTEYIEDCQVCCKPIMIKVNVEDLETEEFTVSAEPG, encoded by the coding sequence ATGCAGTTCGAACCAGCAGCTGAAATTGAATGTCCACATTGTGGAGAATTTTTTACGACTTTCTTGGACCTGAGTCAGGGAAATACGGAGTATATAGAAGACTGCCAGGTCTGCTGTAAGCCCATCATGATCAAAGTGAATGTTGAAGATTTGGAAACCGAAGAGTTTACGGTGAGTGCTGAGCCGGGTTAG
- the gmhA gene encoding D-sedoheptulose 7-phosphate isomerase gives MIIEKIPETWKKSLVEAQETLQKFLADPELLKKCEEFSNILINSFKSGGKLLTCGNGGSHCDAMHFAEEFTGRYRKDRRPLGALALGDASHTTCVSNDYGFEYVFSRQVQGLGRKGDVLVGLSTSGNSKNVILAVQEAKKLGIKTVALLGKDGGELKGLADLSIVIPAQTSDRIQEMHIKIIHTVIETVEREIFPENY, from the coding sequence ATGATTATAGAAAAGATACCAGAAACATGGAAAAAGTCTCTAGTTGAAGCTCAAGAAACTTTACAGAAATTCTTGGCTGATCCTGAACTGCTTAAAAAATGCGAAGAGTTTTCAAATATTCTGATCAATTCTTTCAAATCTGGAGGAAAACTCCTAACTTGTGGAAATGGGGGCTCACACTGTGACGCTATGCATTTTGCCGAAGAATTCACCGGCAGGTATAGGAAGGATCGTCGCCCTTTAGGAGCTTTAGCTTTGGGCGATGCCAGTCACACAACTTGTGTAAGCAATGATTATGGTTTTGAGTACGTTTTCTCGAGGCAAGTTCAAGGCCTCGGCAGAAAAGGCGATGTTCTCGTCGGCCTTTCAACAAGTGGCAATTCTAAGAATGTGATCTTAGCGGTTCAAGAAGCTAAAAAACTGGGCATTAAAACCGTGGCACTTTTAGGAAAAGACGGTGGTGAACTTAAAGGATTGGCAGATCTATCTATTGTGATCCCCGCTCAAACATCTGATCGTATTCAGGAAATGCATATCAAGATCATTCATACTGTAATTGAAACAGTGGAGCGCGAAATATTCCCTGAAAACTACTGA
- a CDS encoding TIGR02147 family protein codes for MQTENFTLKIKMGLEEKIRKNPSFSLRAFAKQLGVSAATLSGILSGKRALTAEMMGKIGFALNLTSEEVWNYQRQALGHTEDSKHAEFKQLSQEMFVIVSEWYHLTILELMKLSDFKPDANWISKRLNVNSNQIKIALDRLQRVGILEINGNVWLDKTDGFTTHYNPQQTSEAKKRYQKQLLEKSLESLAKDDYAIRDHSSITIAINTKDILKAKKEIQAFRKKLCELMEASPRPDEVYQLQLGFFPLTGNKTKNLKNKKKSN; via the coding sequence ATGCAAACAGAAAATTTCACATTAAAAATTAAAATGGGCTTAGAAGAAAAGATCAGGAAGAATCCTAGCTTCTCATTAAGAGCTTTTGCGAAACAGCTTGGCGTAAGTGCTGCGACCTTATCTGGAATATTATCCGGTAAGCGCGCATTGACGGCCGAGATGATGGGCAAGATTGGCTTTGCTTTAAACCTCACTTCGGAAGAAGTTTGGAATTATCAAAGACAAGCATTGGGTCACACCGAGGATTCTAAGCACGCCGAATTCAAACAGCTTTCGCAAGAAATGTTTGTGATCGTATCCGAGTGGTACCACCTCACGATATTGGAACTGATGAAACTTTCGGATTTTAAACCGGACGCGAATTGGATTTCCAAAAGACTCAACGTGAATTCCAATCAAATTAAAATCGCTCTTGATCGATTGCAAAGAGTGGGAATTCTAGAAATCAACGGAAATGTTTGGTTGGATAAAACGGATGGTTTTACCACTCACTACAATCCCCAACAGACCTCTGAAGCCAAAAAGAGATATCAAAAGCAACTTCTTGAAAAATCCTTAGAATCCTTAGCAAAGGATGATTACGCAATTCGTGATCACTCCAGCATTACGATAGCGATCAATACGAAAGATATACTTAAAGCAAAAAAAGAAATTCAAGCGTTCAGAAAAAAACTATGTGAACTGATGGAAGCTTCACCTCGGCCAGATGAAGTCTATCAGTTGCAGCTAGGGTTTTTCCCGCTCACGGGAAATAAAACAAAAAACTTAAAGAATAAAAAGAAAAGTAACTAA
- a CDS encoding GNAT family N-acetyltransferase, which yields MKIRKYETTDIPTLANIYFYSRSETFNWMPDGTFKLRDFFADTLGEEIHVILDGNNIAGFISIWKADNFIHHLYIDSKYQNKGYGKTLLQYALKTIGRPASLKCVVKNDKAVRFYKSHGWKIEETGNDEMGPFYLFVYN from the coding sequence ATGAAAATACGGAAATACGAGACCACAGATATTCCAACGCTTGCGAATATTTATTTTTATTCGAGGAGCGAGACCTTCAACTGGATGCCGGATGGGACTTTCAAGTTGAGGGATTTCTTTGCAGATACTTTGGGTGAGGAGATTCACGTTATTCTAGATGGCAATAATATTGCGGGCTTTATTTCTATTTGGAAGGCGGATAATTTTATCCACCATCTCTACATAGATTCTAAATATCAAAACAAAGGCTACGGGAAAACCCTTCTGCAATATGCATTAAAGACTATAGGCAGACCGGCAAGCTTAAAGTGCGTAGTAAAGAATGATAAGGCAGTTCGTTTTTATAAATCCCACGGTTGGAAAATAGAAGAAACTGGAAATGATGAGATGGGCCCCTTTTATTTGTTTGTCTATAATTGA